A section of the Telopea speciosissima isolate NSW1024214 ecotype Mountain lineage chromosome 3, Tspe_v1, whole genome shotgun sequence genome encodes:
- the LOC122653596 gene encoding protein translation factor SUI1 homolog 1-like, whose protein sequence is MSELDDQIPTAFDPFAEANADDSGAGTKEYVHVRVQQRNGRKSLTTVQGLKKEFSYNKILKDLKKEFCCNGTVVQDPELGQVIQLQGDQRKNVSTFLVQAGIVKKEHIKIHGF, encoded by the exons ATGTCTGAACTCGACGACCAGATTCCAACTGCCTTCG ACCCTTTTGCAGAGGCAAATGCTGACGACTCGGGTGCTGGTACAAAAGAGTATGTGCATGTCCGTGTACAGCAGCGAAATGGTAGGAAAAGCCTGACAACAGTACAGGGTTTGAAGAAGGAATTCAGCTACAATAAGATCCTCAAGGACCTCAAGAAAGAATTCTGCTGCAATGGGACCGTTGTCCAGGACCCAGAGCTAGGCCAG GTAATTCAGCTCCAAGGTGATCAGCGGAAGAATGTGTCCACCTTCCTTGTTCAG GCTGGAATTGTGAAGAAGGAACACATCAAGATTCATGGTTTTTGA